The uncultured Ilyobacter sp. nucleotide sequence AGTTTTATTTTGTATAAAAAAATAGAAACCTTAATAGAATTAAGGTTTCTAGATATCATAAAAAGATTTGATTTGAAATTATCAGAAAAAATTTAAATCAGTTTCAAGATGTTCTCTCTTGGAAAAATTTTATATTTTCATCACTGTGATACCATTTGATAAAATCTACCCGTCTCAGTGGGTGGTTAAAATAAAATCCCTGGGCATAGTCACATTTTAGTTTTTTTAGCATCTCAAGGGTGTTTTCCGATTCTACTCCCTCAGCCACAACGGTGATGCCCATATTGTGAGCCATATCTATGGCAGATTTTACTATTCCCATATTTTCTCTACTCTGTTCTAAGTCCTTTATAAACATCATATCCAATTTTATCTTATCGAAGGGAAGTTTTTTTACATAGGAAAGTGCCGAGTACCCAGTACCAAAATCATCTAGAGAAAATCTAATTCCCATTTTTTTTATGGAGTTCATTATTTGAGATATTTTTTTAAAGTCTTCAACACAGTCTCTTTCTAGGATTTCAAATTCTATTTTCTTTAAAGGATAACCCATCTGTCTCAATTCTTTGAGATAGGCGATGAATTCGGGATCTTCTAAAATCTTTAGAGGGACATTTATTGAAAGTTTGACATCAACACCGGCTTTTTCCATTATGTTGAGAGATTTCAAAGACTGCCTTAAAATCCACTTAGTAATTTTTGTTATAAAGGTGGTGGTCTCAAGGTAAGGTATAAATTCATTGGGGCCTACAGTTCCCTTTTTAGGATGCATCCACCTTATGAGAACTTCGGCCTCTTTCACCAGTCCAGTGGAAACCTCGAATTTAGGGTGATAGCAGAGAAAAAACTCATCATTATTTATTGCTTTTGGGAATTCTTCAAAAAGCTTGAAATTACTGTCAATCTTTGAGGATATCTCTGGGATATACATATGGTAGTCTCGTAGATTTTTCTTGGCAAAAAGTCTTGCATATTCAGCTTTTTTCAGGAGGTCACAACTGTTTTTTTCGCACCTGGCAGCCCCTATAAATATATAGGGGTGAACCTCTATACCGTCTACCTTCAAGGCTATCTGCCCAAGCTGCAGAAACTTTTTTGAAATCTCCTTTTCATCTAGATTCTTTATGAGAACCCCAAATTTATTGTCCTGAAGATGAAATAACTGACTATCTTCGTAAGCTTTTGTAATACTTGAAACTTCTTTGGAAAAGGCTTTTACTAACTTCATACTGAACTCATAGCCTAGATTGTAAAGAATCTGGGAATAGTTGTTCATCTCGATTATGAAAAAATATCCCGGAGTATTTTCTTTTATCCTCATATTTTCAAAATACCTGGCATTGGGAAGATCCGTAAAATGATTATAAAAGCTCAGTTTGTTTAGTTTTTTTATGGTGGAAAGTAAAAAGTCCATTATTACACCGGTTATCAGCCCTATAAGGATATAAAAACCGAGCCTGTAGTTCCAGTTTATAAAATCTTGCAACTCCATGGTGATGGTGTCTAAAGGCATTAGAGGTCCTAAAAGAATACCGCCGCTCACTCCAAAAATAACTCCGCCTACGATCCCAAAAAAAAGTGCTCCTAGTATGAGAGGAATATACATAGCCTGAGAATAGGAGAATTTTGCTCCCCCAGTCATATATACCACTCTATAAATCATGATCTGAAGTGACATTATAAAAAAAATCACCATTATCTTTCTGAGACCTTTTGGGGTGGTCCATTTTTCTAAAACGTCTATAGCTGATACGATATTTTTCAATACAACAACCTCCGTTTAAGAGTATATGCTTACATAGATATATACTACCAAGATAAGGTCATTTTTCATTTTAAAAAAATATAAAAAATTAAATTAATTTCAAATTTTGAATTAAACAAATTTTATACAAACTGACAATTTTATCTAAAAAAACAGAAGAACCTTGTGAAATCCAAGAGTTCCTCTGTTTTAAATGATACTATTTTTTATTTTTTTGGCATGGTCTCATATTCGATGATAAACCCATGATTATAACCTAGAGGACGTCCCATGTTTTCATACTGGGCAACACCAGAAAAATAATCTCCCCATGTGGATACCGGGACATTTAATTCTCCAAATCCCATAACTGTCTGACGACCTCTTCCGTTAGGCTGTGAGTTATCACGAGGGTCTTTATCTGTAACTCCATCATCTAAATTTACCGCCCAGTTTTCATAGTTCCATTCTTCACTAGAAAGCCATACCCATCCAGTTTTAGAGTCTGTAGAACCATCTACTTTTGTCCCGCCTAAGAAAGGTCCGATTTTTATCCTGTAATGAGAATCTGGGGTGTAATCATCTGGAAATTCCCAAAAGAATTTTTCATCGTTAACCAGGGAGAAAAGAAAGTTATTCTCCTCTAAGCTAGTTGAAGAAGCTAGATACCCCCCTACAGACTCTGCCAAAACTGCAGCTTGGACCCAACTGACATTTTTTGTTGGGACATAGGCAGCCTGATAATAATGTGTCTTTCCATTTGGCAGTGTGAAGCTTTTTATCGGCTGAAGTTGGACAGTCATGTCCTCAGGAAGTTCGTCAAAATTTTTAAAAATGCTGTAGTTGACTTGGAAATCATAACCTCCTACTGTAACAGTGTTTGTTTCCATATTTGACATAGGCGTCTTAGTAGCTCCAGCCATTTCCATATCAGGGGTTCTAGTGCAAGCTGAAAAATAAATGCTAGAAAGGGCCAAAAATATTATTGGAGTTTTTAAAGAATTAAAAATTTTCATTACTCTGCTCTCCTTTGTAAATTTATTATCAATATTATGATACTTTCATGTCAGTTTTATGGCAATGTTTCTTTTCAAGTTATTAATTTCTTTATATCTGTATACTGAAGAAAGATTTTTTGAGGAGCTTTTTTATTATAAAAATCAACATCCTTTAAATCTCAAGAACAATATAGTTTTTATCCTCATATCAGTTTAATTTGACAGAAAAAAGGAAAGGGAGTTCTTTTTAAAATATAATTATCATAAGAGTAATATATAGAATCTTACAAAATAAGAAAATAGGGGGCAATTATGAAAAACTATGAGATGAATCAAATAAGAAATGTAGCTTTTCTAGGCCATGGAGGAAGCGGGAAGACTACCCTCGCCGAATCACTTCTCTACATATCCGGTGCCATAAACAGGATGGGGAATGTAGATGAAGGAAACACAGTTTCAGATTATGATAAAGAGGAAATTCACAGAAGATTCTCTGTAAATGCTTCAGTGGTACCTTTAGAATACGAAGGGCATAAATATAATATTCTGGATACTCCCGGTTACTTCGACTTTGAAGGTGAGGTTGTCTCTTCTCTCAGAGTTGCAGGAGGGGCTGTAATTGTAGTAGATGCAACTTCTGGAGTAGAGGTAGGGACAGAAAAATCCTGGAAAAAATTGGAAGAGCGGGGAATCCCCAGAATATTTTTTATTAACAAGATGGATAAGGGATTTGTCAATTATACCAAGCTATTAGGAGAACTCAAGGATAAATTTGGGAAAAAAGTGGCTCCTTTCTGCATACCAATTGGAGAAAAGGATAATTTTCAGGGATTTGTAAATGTAGTGGACTTAAAGGGAAGAAAATTTGACGGTAAAAAATGTGTGGACAGTGAAATCCCTTCAGATACCGATATTTCAGAGATAAGAAACATGCTTTTTGAGGCTGTGGCAGAATCTGATGAAGAACTTATGGAAAAATACTTCGCAGGAGAGGAGTTCACCCAGGAGGAGATCCACAAGGGGCTGCATAAAGGCGTAGTGGCTGGAGATATAGTTCCGGTACTGGTTGGTTCTGCAGTAAAGGGTATAGGGGTCCATACACTGTTTGAGATGCTCTATGACTATATGCCTACTCCAAAAGAGATGAAAGATGGGGAAAGAGTGGGGACAAATCCAGAGAGCGGAGATGTAGAGCTAAGAAGAGTAGATGAAGCAGAAGAATTTTCTGCCATAATTTTTAAAACTATCGTAGATCCCTTTGTCGGAAAGGTATCCCTGTTTAAGGTGAACTCGGGAGTTCTAAAAAAAGATATGGAGATTTTTAATTCAACTAAACATAAAAAAGAAAAAATATCTAATATATTTTTTCTAAGGGGGATAAAGCAGATAGATGCAGAGGAGATACGGTCTGGGGATATAGGGGCTACTACAAAACTCCAGTATGCAGAAACTGGAGATACTCTTTGTACCAAGGGTCATCCTATTGTATACCCGAATATAGATTTTCCTAAACCTTGCCTTTATATGGCGGTGGAACCTCAGAATAAAAGTGACGATGAGAAGATAAGTTTATCTCTGCAAAGGCTCACTGAAGAGGACCCGACCTTTGTAGTAGAACGTAACTATGAGACTAAGCAGCTTCTTATAGGGGGATTAGGAGAGAAACATCTAAGAGTAATAATTCATAAACTGGAAAATAAATTCGGTGTTCACAGTATTGTATCCGAGCCTAAGATTGCTTATAGAGAAACTATAAAAAAATCAATAGATATAGAGGGAAGGCATAAAAAACAGTCTGGAGGAGCAGGTCAATTTGGAGATGTCTTTATAAAATTTGAACCTAGTCAAGAGGAGTTTGAATTTGTAGACCAAATAAAAGGAGGAGTAGTACCAAAGCAGTATATTCCCGCAGTTGAAAAAGGACTACTAGAGGCTAAAAATAAGGGAATTCTAGCGGGATATCCAATGATAAATTTCAAAGCCACTCTTCATGACGGATCATATCATTCTGTTGATTCTAATGAGCTTTCTTTTAAGCAGGCTGCAATATTAGCCTTTAGAAAAGGAATTCCAAATGCTGACCCTGTAATGCTAGAACCGATTATGAAGGCTGAGATAGTAATACCTGAAAATTATATGGGTGATATAATGGGAGATATTAATAAACGTCGAGGAAGAATATTAGGGATGAATCCTGTATCTCAGGGAGAACAAAAGGTCATAGCTGAGGTTCCCCAAAGTGAGATGATAAAATATGCAACAGACCTAAGGTCGATAACTCAGGCAAGGGGTAAATTTGAGCTTTCATTTGAAAGATATGAAGAGATGCCGCCGCATCTTGCAAAAAGGGTAATTGATGAGGTAAAATAAAAAGAGCGGGTATAGTACCCGCTCTTGATGTTTTTATATTTCATTACTTACAATAGAAGTAAAACAGGGAAGTGAGCCTATGAAAAGATTAATAATGTTATTTGTCACGGTGATTTTTATTGTGACTGTCTCATGCAATAAGAAAGAAAATGATATTATAGAACTCAATGTTAAGGGGGATTTTCCCACCCGAGGTAAAGCTATAATACATCTTTATGGTTATGACAAAAATATTCCAGACGAAACTACGGCCCTTATAACTATAAAAAAGATAGATATAAGTGAAAATCCCCTTTATATTGAATTGGACTTTCCAGAAAATGCCTATGAAATAATTAATTCTAATCAATCCAAAAAAGAGGATATAGAATTTTTTATCACAGTGGATTTAGATATCAATGAAGATGAAGATGTGGACTATACTCAGGATTTTGCCGGAGAGACGCTTTTAAAGGTAGTTCCAGGTATGAAAAAAGAGGTGTCTGTGAAAAAAATATGATGAAATTAAAAAAGCTAGCTGAGGAGCTAGCTTTTTTAATAGGGAAACTAGGGTTGAGAAAAAATAAAATAAAAGGTACCACGAAAATTGGAATTCTGAAATAAGCTTTTCCGTGCTAAATCACAGACAAGCTCCCTGATTTTACAGGTACTTTCAAAACTTTTAATCTGGGAAAGAGTTATAAGCTACATCTTAGCTTGTCTTAATACTACGAGATGAATGTGATGTTTTTATGATGTTTAACTGAAATTTTATTGTTTTATAAGAAAAATCTGAGTATAATTATATTTATAACTTTATAGGAGGAAAAATATGTTTATACTTGGAAAAATAATAGGTCAGCTAGTGGTATCTCCTGCAATATTTATAGCATTGTTTATTTTTATAGGAATATATTCAAACAGATATAACCTTCAAAAAATAAAAAGAATGAGTATTCTGTTGGGAGTAGTTTTATATGTCATAACAATAAGGCCTACAGTGGATTTAACCGCTAAACTAGTGGAAAACAGGTTTGAACCCGCCTCAGCTATGGAAATAAAAAAGGGAGAAGTTTATGTGGTCTTAGGGGGTGGGATTACAGAAAAAACTCCAGTGGGGAATATTCCTAGTGAACATGCCTCGGTGAGGCTTATGAATGCAGCAATTTTATACAATAAATATCCAAAAAAAATATACATAACCGGTGGGAAGGTTACAAATCAACAGGTCAGCGAAAGTTCTGTATATAAGAAAACTTTAATAGGTTTAAATGTTCCAGAGTCGGATATTCTCATAGAGGAGAAAAGTAGAACAACTATGGAAAATGCCAGATATACATCTGAACTCCTAAAAAAATCCAATATTAAAAATATAATATTGGTTACCTCGGCATCTCATATGGCAAGAAGTAAAATGACTTTTGAAAAGCAAGGATTTGACGTAACTCCGGCACCATGTGACTATATACAAAACCATAAAAAATACAATATACTGGATTATATTCCAAGAGGTGACAACATGTCTTATTTTATGAGGCTTGTATGGGAACTTGTAGGTATTGTCTACTATGGAATCAGAGGTTACTTATAGAGAAATAAAAAAAAGACCTGTAAAAGGTCTTTTTAATTTTCTAAGTTTGGTTTGCATACTTTACAAGGTGTAAGGCCCATAGCTTCAGCATCAGAAACTGAAATTGGGTTTTCCTCTTCACGAATAAATTTACAACCTTTTCTATGATATTTTTTACTTCCGTGAGACATATAGACCATTTTTACCTCAGAGACTATAAATGGTTCTACATGCTCTTCTTCAGAAGGGCTGTTTTTTACCTCTTCTGCTTCTTGAGATAGTTGCATTTCTATTTTATCCTGGTCCTGACTCAATCTGTGTAGAGCAGAGTATTTTGTGTTGTATTCTTTATTTTCGTCAGGGATTGTATTCCTCCCTTCTCTAAAGGCAAAAAAAGAGATTAAAACCGCCGCCACAGCCAACAATAAGAATATTTCCATAAACAACACTCCCTTCTTCTATAATACAAGTCTAGCCTGTAAATTCCATAAATTCAAGGGAAGTTGATAAAAAAATTATATTTTATTTGTAAAGTACAAAAAAATAGGAAATGAATATGGGAAAGTTCTTATTTATTTAGAGAGGCCTCAGCCTATGCGGTCTCCTGAATATGTTTTTCTACTAGTGAGAAATATTCTCCTTTTTTTTCTACCAGGTCGTTATGAGTTCCCTCTTCTACAATTCCCTGGCTGTTTAAGACAATTATTCTGTCTGCATTTTCGATTGTAGAGAGTCTATGAGCAATTGTTATAGTAGTCCTGTCTGTAGTGAGTTCGTCTATTGATTCTTGGATAAGTCTTTCAGTATTGTTGTCTAATGCACTGGTGGCTTCGTCTAGAATCAATATTTTGGGGTTTTTCAAAAATATTCTGGCAATGGCGATTCTCTGTTTCTGACCGCCGCTTAGTTTTACCCCTCTCTCCCCTACATTTGTGTCAAAGCCATCGGTGAGAGATAAGATAAAGTCATAAATTCTGGCTTTCTTGGCAGCCTCTATAACATCTTCCCTAGAAGCAGTGAGATTTCCATAGAGGATATTCTCCTCTATACTGCCACTAAATAGAAAAACGTCCTGCTGTATTATCCCTATGTTATCTCTCAGAGATTCTAGGGTATAGTCCCTTATATCCCTGTCGTCAATTTTTATAGCTCCTCTTTCCACCTCATAAAATCTAGGGATGAGATTACATATGGTGGTCTTACCTGCTCCGCTGCTTCCCACCAAAGCCACCTTTTCTCCGGATTTTATAGACATGGAAAAGTTTTTCAAAATATCCTGTTCAGATGAGGAGTATTTAAAAGAAACATCTTCAAATTTTATGGTTCCCCTAGGTTTTTTAAGGACAACTGCATCTGACCTATCTTTTATCTCGGGATCTTTCTCCATTAATTCTCTAAACCGTACAAAACCTGCCATACCTTTTTGGAAACTCTGCATAAGGAGCATCATTCTTCTGATAGGCTCCATGAATTTTGACACGTACAAAAGAAAACCGATTACTATACCAGCAGTGATCTCGCCTTTTAGGATGAATATCCCACCAAAAAACAGGGTAACCAGCTGGATGATGTTCATTATAAAACTAAGGCCTGAAAAATATTCTGCCGATAATTTGAAATTTTCCCTCTTTGCTTCTCTGAACTCTGTATTTTTTTTCTGGAATTTTTCATTTTCAAATTTCTCATTTGTAAAGGCCTGGACGACCCTTATCCCAGAGATAGAGTCTTCTACCTGGGAGTTTATGGCAGAGATTTTTTTTCTGGATTTCCCAAAGGATATTTTCATCAAGTTCTTCTTGGCTGCTGCAAACCATATGAGCAGGGGAACAAGAGAGAATATGATAAGTGTGAGCTTTTTGTTCATGGTAAACATGATTATAAATGTCCCTGTAAATTTTAGTATAGCTAAAAAGAAATCCTCAGGACCTATATGAGCAAATTCAGATATATAACTTAGATCATTTACTATTCTAGACATTATTGCCCCAGTTTTTGTATTGTCAAAAAATGTAAAGGAAAGTTTCTGGACATGGGCAAAGAGATCTCTCCTCATGTCATACTCTATAAGGATTCCTAACATCTTACCCCAGTAATAGACAACATAACTGGCAAGATATCGGAGTAAATAAAGGGCCACGAGGACTGCACCGAATATATAAAGGAGTTTCAGGTCTCCCTTTGGGATAACGTCGTCTAGGGTCTTTTGCACCAGTAAGGGAAACAAAAGGTCTAGACCAGCCATGGCAAAAGCACAAATAAAGTCCAATAGAACTAATTTAAAATGAGGTTTATAATATCTTGCAAAACAAAGTAGATCCTTCATATTAACTACACCGCCTGTATATTTTTTGAAATTATAAGGTATAAACTTATTTTTTGTAAGTTTATATTATGAATGAGTCATCATTTAAATTGTTTATAATGTATTTTTTACACAAACTATTTTAGCATAAATTAAGAATAAATAGGAAAATAATAATTGAAATTTTAAATTGTAGTTGACTTTTATGGGTTATAATAGTATATTTTTTACAGAAAGTGAATACATTTTTAAGGTTTTCCAAAATTTGGAAATAAAAGGGAAGAGGAGTGAAAACCTCCCGCGGTCCCGCCACTGTAATGCAGACGAAAGCAAATTACCCACTGGATGAAAATCTGGGAAGGGTGCTAGTAGGATGAAGCTGAGCCAGGAGACCTGCCTTGAAGATAATATTATCAATATCACTTGCGGGGACGAGAGATGTAGAGGCTTTTTTAGGCTTTTAAAATTTCTCTCCTGAGATTACTCAGGATTTTTTTATTTCCTGAAAACTATTAAAAAATCTTAAGGAGGAAAAAATGAAGAAATTTGGTATTTTGGCAGGAGCATTACTGCTGGCAGGAACACTTTTTGCATCAGAAGGATATGAAAAAAAGCCGATGTTTGAAAGTATGAAGGCTCAAGACAAAGGTGCAGTTGTAATGGTACATTTTGGGAGCAGCTATCCTGAAACTAGGAAACTTACCATCGATGCGATTAATGAAAAGGCAGAGGCGGAGTTTGGAGATTTAGAAGTCAGAGATGCTTTCACATCAAGGATCATAATGAGAATACTTGAAAAAAGAGGGATAGATAAAGACAATCCACAAGAGGTTTTAGAAGCCTTAAAGGCTGAGGGATACACTCATGTGTTAGTTCAGGCAACTCACGTAATCGACGGTATAGAGTCTGAAAATCTAAAAAAAGAGATAGAAGAATTTGAGGACGACTTCAAAGAGATAAGACTTGGGAAATCACTTCTTACAACACCAGAGGATTATAAGGAAGTAGCTCATATTTTGGGAGATAGAATAGGAAAATTAAAGAGAAAAGAAGCTGCGGTATTTGTAGGACACGGAACTCATGATACAGCAACTGCTGCATACCCTATGATGGATTATGTCTTCAAGTCTGAAGGATACAAGAATTTTTATGTGGGGACTATAGAGGGATATCCTACATTTGACAATGTAGTTTCTAGGCTGAAAAAAGCGAAGATAAAAAAAGTAAAGCTTATGCCTTTTATGTTTGTAGCAGGAGATCATGCTAATAATGACATTGCTGTAGACTGGAAAGAGATGCTAGAAGAAAAAGGCTTCAAGGTAGAAGTTATCTTAGAGGGTCTAGGACAGCAGGCCAAAATACAAGATATCTACATGAAGCATGCAAAATTTGCATCTGAAAATGAAGCAGAGGATATGGCTAAAAAGAAAAAAGGATACGCTGCAGGTAAAGAGTAGTGAATTTATGCAGACAGGTTTTCTGTCTGCATTTTTTATTCATTTAAGGGGATCTTAAAAAACCATGAATCGTGAAAGTCCGTGCAGATTAGGGGTTAGTGATTCTAAGTCAGAGAAGTATAAACCATTTGATATTTTTAAAATAATACCCGATAATTAATTGAGGAGTGTTAGTAGTTATATATTGGTTTTGCAGGCTGAAGATTCTCATAAAGGAATAAAAAAGGAGGTAGATGGTCAGATGACAAAGAATAATTTACCAGATAATAATTTTGATATTTGTGGAAACGGGAAAAAGGGAATTCTCATGGTTCACTTTGGCACAGTAAAAAGCGAAGTGAGAAAAAACACCCTAGGCTTTCTAAATAAAAATATAGCTGAAAAATTTCAGGATTTTCATATAAGAGAAGCCTATACGTCGAGGATGATAATAAAAAGAATATATACAAAATATGAAGTCAGAAAAAGTACCCCAAAGGAAGCCCTCAGGATGATGGCTCAGGAGGGATTTACCCATGTGATAGTCCAGGCTAGCCACGTGATAAACGGTCTAGAGGGAGAGTATCTAAAAGATGAGATCAGATATTTTAAAGATGAATTTCAGGATATAAGAGTAGGAGACCCACTTTTGACTCTTCCAGAGGATTATATACAGATAGCCGATATTTTCAAGGAAGAATTTGAAAGTATAGGGGGGGCAGTGGTTCTAGCAGGGCACGGGACAAGGCATCACTCCAACTCTGCCTATGGTATGCTCCAGACAGTTTTTAACATAAAAGATATGGAGGAATTTTACATAGGTACTGTAGAGGGATACCCAGCCTTAGAGCACCTTATCCCTCAGCTGAAAAAAAACAAGGTAAAAAAGGTTACCCTTGTTCCTTTTATGATAGTGGCAGGAAACCATGCAACAGAGGATATAAATGGAGAATGGCGTGAGATTCTGGAAAAAGAAGGCTTCTCTGTGGAAGTTGTTATGAGGGGAATGGGAGAGATGCCTGAGATACACGAGATATTTGCCGGGCATATCAAAAGGGCAATGGATTCTAAAGAGGAAAAGCTCAAAGATAAAAAGAATAAGATACTGAAAAGTATATAAAATCATAAGTCTGGCTGGGGATAGTACTATAAATAGCCATAGCGATATGATATAATATGCAAAAGCTCTATAGGAAGTG carries:
- a CDS encoding bifunctional diguanylate cyclase/phosphodiesterase produces the protein MKNIVSAIDVLEKWTTPKGLRKIMVIFFIMSLQIMIYRVVYMTGGAKFSYSQAMYIPLILGALFFGIVGGVIFGVSGGILLGPLMPLDTITMELQDFINWNYRLGFYILIGLITGVIMDFLLSTIKKLNKLSFYNHFTDLPNARYFENMRIKENTPGYFFIIEMNNYSQILYNLGYEFSMKLVKAFSKEVSSITKAYEDSQLFHLQDNKFGVLIKNLDEKEISKKFLQLGQIALKVDGIEVHPYIFIGAARCEKNSCDLLKKAEYARLFAKKNLRDYHMYIPEISSKIDSNFKLFEEFPKAINNDEFFLCYHPKFEVSTGLVKEAEVLIRWMHPKKGTVGPNEFIPYLETTTFITKITKWILRQSLKSLNIMEKAGVDVKLSINVPLKILEDPEFIAYLKELRQMGYPLKKIEFEILERDCVEDFKKISQIMNSIKKMGIRFSLDDFGTGYSALSYVKKLPFDKIKLDMMFIKDLEQSRENMGIVKSAIDMAHNMGITVVAEGVESENTLEMLKKLKCDYAQGFYFNHPLRRVDFIKWYHSDENIKFFQERTS
- the fusA gene encoding elongation factor G, translated to MKNYEMNQIRNVAFLGHGGSGKTTLAESLLYISGAINRMGNVDEGNTVSDYDKEEIHRRFSVNASVVPLEYEGHKYNILDTPGYFDFEGEVVSSLRVAGGAVIVVDATSGVEVGTEKSWKKLEERGIPRIFFINKMDKGFVNYTKLLGELKDKFGKKVAPFCIPIGEKDNFQGFVNVVDLKGRKFDGKKCVDSEIPSDTDISEIRNMLFEAVAESDEELMEKYFAGEEFTQEEIHKGLHKGVVAGDIVPVLVGSAVKGIGVHTLFEMLYDYMPTPKEMKDGERVGTNPESGDVELRRVDEAEEFSAIIFKTIVDPFVGKVSLFKVNSGVLKKDMEIFNSTKHKKEKISNIFFLRGIKQIDAEEIRSGDIGATTKLQYAETGDTLCTKGHPIVYPNIDFPKPCLYMAVEPQNKSDDEKISLSLQRLTEEDPTFVVERNYETKQLLIGGLGEKHLRVIIHKLENKFGVHSIVSEPKIAYRETIKKSIDIEGRHKKQSGGAGQFGDVFIKFEPSQEEFEFVDQIKGGVVPKQYIPAVEKGLLEAKNKGILAGYPMINFKATLHDGSYHSVDSNELSFKQAAILAFRKGIPNADPVMLEPIMKAEIVIPENYMGDIMGDINKRRGRILGMNPVSQGEQKVIAEVPQSEMIKYATDLRSITQARGKFELSFERYEEMPPHLAKRVIDEVK
- a CDS encoding YdcF family protein, which translates into the protein MFILGKIIGQLVVSPAIFIALFIFIGIYSNRYNLQKIKRMSILLGVVLYVITIRPTVDLTAKLVENRFEPASAMEIKKGEVYVVLGGGITEKTPVGNIPSEHASVRLMNAAILYNKYPKKIYITGGKVTNQQVSESSVYKKTLIGLNVPESDILIEEKSRTTMENARYTSELLKKSNIKNIILVTSASHMARSKMTFEKQGFDVTPAPCDYIQNHKKYNILDYIPRGDNMSYFMRLVWELVGIVYYGIRGYL
- a CDS encoding ABC transporter ATP-binding protein — translated: MKDLLCFARYYKPHFKLVLLDFICAFAMAGLDLLFPLLVQKTLDDVIPKGDLKLLYIFGAVLVALYLLRYLASYVVYYWGKMLGILIEYDMRRDLFAHVQKLSFTFFDNTKTGAIMSRIVNDLSYISEFAHIGPEDFFLAILKFTGTFIIMFTMNKKLTLIIFSLVPLLIWFAAAKKNLMKISFGKSRKKISAINSQVEDSISGIRVVQAFTNEKFENEKFQKKNTEFREAKRENFKLSAEYFSGLSFIMNIIQLVTLFFGGIFILKGEITAGIVIGFLLYVSKFMEPIRRMMLLMQSFQKGMAGFVRFRELMEKDPEIKDRSDAVVLKKPRGTIKFEDVSFKYSSSEQDILKNFSMSIKSGEKVALVGSSGAGKTTICNLIPRFYEVERGAIKIDDRDIRDYTLESLRDNIGIIQQDVFLFSGSIEENILYGNLTASREDVIEAAKKARIYDFILSLTDGFDTNVGERGVKLSGGQKQRIAIARIFLKNPKILILDEATSALDNNTERLIQESIDELTTDRTTITIAHRLSTIENADRIIVLNSQGIVEEGTHNDLVEKKGEYFSLVEKHIQETA
- a CDS encoding sirohydrochlorin cobaltochelatase, which produces MKKFGILAGALLLAGTLFASEGYEKKPMFESMKAQDKGAVVMVHFGSSYPETRKLTIDAINEKAEAEFGDLEVRDAFTSRIIMRILEKRGIDKDNPQEVLEALKAEGYTHVLVQATHVIDGIESENLKKEIEEFEDDFKEIRLGKSLLTTPEDYKEVAHILGDRIGKLKRKEAAVFVGHGTHDTATAAYPMMDYVFKSEGYKNFYVGTIEGYPTFDNVVSRLKKAKIKKVKLMPFMFVAGDHANNDIAVDWKEMLEEKGFKVEVILEGLGQQAKIQDIYMKHAKFASENEAEDMAKKKKGYAAGKE
- a CDS encoding sirohydrochlorin cobaltochelatase; translated protein: MTKNNLPDNNFDICGNGKKGILMVHFGTVKSEVRKNTLGFLNKNIAEKFQDFHIREAYTSRMIIKRIYTKYEVRKSTPKEALRMMAQEGFTHVIVQASHVINGLEGEYLKDEIRYFKDEFQDIRVGDPLLTLPEDYIQIADIFKEEFESIGGAVVLAGHGTRHHSNSAYGMLQTVFNIKDMEEFYIGTVEGYPALEHLIPQLKKNKVKKVTLVPFMIVAGNHATEDINGEWREILEKEGFSVEVVMRGMGEMPEIHEIFAGHIKRAMDSKEEKLKDKKNKILKSI